A DNA window from Paenibacillus andongensis contains the following coding sequences:
- the mutL gene encoding DNA mismatch repair endonuclease MutL, whose protein sequence is MGKIQLLSEHIANQIAAGEVVERPSSVVKELVENSVDAGSTRIDVTIEEGGLQLIRVSDNGSGMALEDCELAFQRHATSKISTSKDLFSIRTLGFRGEALPSIASVSRLECVTSSTNDGLGRKISIEGGSIRSVEETAASRGTEVSVRELFYNTPARLKYMKTIQTELGHISDYLYRLALAHPGIAFSLKHNSNLLLQTLGNGDLLQVIAGIYGTAIGKQMLPLQVESLDYTITGFVAKPEMTRANRGGISTIVNGRYVRNFALNQALLQGYHTLLPINRYPVAVLHIGMDPALVDVNVHPSKLEVRFSKEAELTALIEAEVKRLFGRQVLIPQGMKPAAPKGAYVQEQLDLTRTVEPVTDSSSTTPAASSAIPAKLPDSTIQRVLVDSDRMVLPQVKEAVTPYRPESVSTSRPLADEPQRSSTSSIASGASGTSFSSRPSSPSNNSYTSPAGGNPRSTSIQQQRRTNEAFMDLLPSKQEGEAPLLPAFPRLDPIGQMHGTYLVAQNEEGLFLIDQHAAHERINYEYYYEHFGNPAEASQELLVPITLEFTPSEAGIIAEKLSLFEQAGVYMEAFGGNTFLVRAHPHWFPSGEEKGIIEEMCEWVLSEKKAVDIAKLREKAAIMCSCKASIKANQGLSVLEMETLIDRLAGCRNPYTCPHGRPIVVSFTTYELEKMFKRVM, encoded by the coding sequence ATGGGTAAAATCCAGCTCTTAAGCGAACATATTGCGAATCAAATCGCCGCTGGGGAAGTCGTTGAACGACCTTCTTCTGTGGTGAAAGAACTCGTCGAGAACTCGGTGGATGCCGGCAGTACTCGGATTGATGTGACGATTGAAGAGGGTGGTCTTCAGCTGATTCGGGTGTCCGATAACGGCTCCGGTATGGCTTTGGAAGATTGCGAATTAGCTTTTCAGCGTCATGCAACGAGTAAAATTTCAACAAGTAAAGACTTATTCTCGATTCGAACATTAGGCTTCCGAGGTGAGGCTTTGCCGAGTATAGCATCCGTATCTAGGCTAGAGTGTGTCACTAGCTCTACGAATGATGGACTGGGGCGGAAAATTTCCATTGAAGGCGGCTCGATTCGCAGTGTCGAAGAAACGGCTGCTTCTCGCGGGACTGAAGTGTCGGTGAGGGAGTTATTTTACAACACACCGGCGCGGTTGAAATATATGAAAACGATCCAAACCGAGCTTGGCCATATCTCCGATTATTTGTATAGATTAGCGCTGGCTCACCCAGGTATCGCCTTTTCGTTGAAACATAACAGCAATCTCCTGCTTCAAACGTTGGGCAACGGAGATTTGCTTCAGGTCATCGCCGGCATCTACGGTACGGCAATCGGCAAACAAATGCTTCCTCTCCAAGTGGAAAGCTTGGACTACACCATCACGGGTTTCGTGGCGAAGCCCGAAATGACCCGCGCGAACCGTGGCGGCATCTCGACCATAGTTAATGGTCGTTACGTGCGCAACTTCGCGCTGAATCAAGCGCTGCTGCAGGGTTATCATACCCTGCTGCCGATCAACCGCTACCCGGTGGCCGTGCTGCACATCGGGATGGATCCTGCCTTAGTGGATGTGAACGTGCATCCATCTAAGCTTGAGGTCCGCTTCAGTAAAGAAGCGGAGCTAACTGCGTTAATCGAAGCCGAAGTGAAGCGGCTTTTTGGGAGGCAGGTGCTGATCCCGCAAGGGATGAAGCCTGCAGCACCCAAGGGCGCATACGTTCAGGAACAGCTGGATCTTACAAGAACGGTTGAGCCAGTAACTGATTCAAGCTCAACTACGCCGGCAGCTTCATCTGCGATCCCTGCGAAGCTTCCGGATTCTACAATTCAACGCGTACTCGTGGATTCAGACCGTATGGTTTTGCCACAAGTGAAGGAGGCCGTTACACCGTATCGACCAGAATCGGTGTCAACTTCCCGACCGCTTGCAGATGAGCCGCAAAGAAGTTCGACATCTTCGATAGCTTCTGGAGCTTCTGGAACATCATTTTCGAGCCGTCCGTCATCGCCATCCAACAACAGCTACACGTCTCCTGCTGGAGGCAATCCCAGAAGTACGTCGATTCAGCAGCAGCGTCGGACGAATGAAGCATTCATGGACCTGCTGCCCTCCAAACAGGAAGGCGAGGCTCCCCTGCTTCCCGCTTTTCCAAGATTGGACCCGATCGGTCAAATGCATGGCACTTATTTGGTCGCCCAAAACGAAGAAGGCTTGTTCCTGATTGATCAGCATGCTGCGCATGAACGAATTAATTATGAATATTATTATGAGCATTTTGGCAATCCTGCTGAGGCAAGCCAAGAATTACTCGTTCCTATTACTTTAGAGTTTACACCGTCTGAAGCTGGTATTATTGCCGAGAAGCTGTCGCTTTTTGAGCAAGCAGGCGTGTATATGGAGGCTTTCGGCGGGAATACGTTTCTTGTCCGTGCGCATCCCCACTGGTTTCCTTCAGGCGAAGAGAAGGGGATCATCGAGGAAATGTGTGAGTGGGTTCTCAGTGAGAAAAAAGCTGTAGACATCGCCAAACTAAGAGAAAAGGCGGCTATTATGTGCTCTTGCAAAGCATCGATCAAAGCTAATCAAGGACTAAGTGTTCTTGAAATGGAAACGCTGATCGATCGGCTAGCAGGCTGCCGTAATCCTTACACCTGCCCGCACGGACGGCCCATTGTCGTCAGCTTTACGACTTATGAACTGGAAAAAATGTTTAAGCGAGTGATGTAA
- a CDS encoding S41 family peptidase, giving the protein MKQPRMRTMKVTLALASALMTVLPLNALAQEDLQTQQVREIIGKLHVSGVTEEALANQSIKQMIEGLKDPYTVFFSQEEYGQFSSSLENNYVGMGARIGIDDKGVYLSEVFAGSSAESAGLQRDDYVRAVDGTPASTTSIDEVRNKIVGVAGTKVNVTVQRGDKELTVEITRKGINVPEVYSKSFTNGVGYIQITDFSSDADEDFDKQLTNLQAKGLKSLIIDVRNNPGGLVDTAQNIAKHFVKEGVLIHTRDRNGVDDPVLITGGTELSIPVYILANEYSASASEVLSGALQDYNVAKVIGMQTYGKGSVQQLYQLDSNSALKVTVEEYLTPNKRKVNKVGITPDIKVDGASAQLITALQTAGITDINVEISKHSVTYNGVEIGSGFGNFRENGKLYASTRGLAALVGATITWNDATRTVEISDNKGTHTIPVEADKLIIENGTSYVNVDLFDDYFPQLQVKDQGENVSIRAVKGN; this is encoded by the coding sequence ATGAAACAACCAAGAATGAGAACAATGAAGGTTACACTAGCACTGGCGTCGGCTCTTATGACGGTTCTACCCCTAAATGCATTGGCACAAGAAGATTTACAAACCCAGCAAGTCAGAGAAATCATTGGCAAACTGCATGTGAGTGGTGTAACAGAAGAAGCGTTAGCTAATCAAAGCATTAAGCAAATGATAGAAGGTCTGAAAGATCCATATACTGTATTTTTCAGCCAAGAAGAGTACGGCCAATTCTCCAGCTCCCTAGAAAATAATTATGTTGGTATGGGCGCTCGAATCGGGATCGATGACAAGGGTGTGTATCTATCTGAGGTTTTTGCAGGTTCATCTGCCGAATCAGCAGGCTTGCAGCGTGATGACTATGTCCGTGCCGTGGATGGCACACCTGCTTCTACAACCTCTATTGATGAAGTCAGAAACAAAATCGTTGGTGTAGCGGGCACGAAAGTTAATGTTACCGTTCAACGCGGAGACAAAGAGTTAACCGTCGAGATTACTCGCAAAGGGATCAATGTACCGGAAGTGTATAGCAAGAGCTTCACGAATGGTGTTGGTTACATTCAAATAACGGATTTCTCAAGCGATGCAGACGAGGATTTTGATAAACAGCTTACGAATCTGCAGGCAAAAGGTTTGAAATCGTTGATTATTGATGTTCGTAATAATCCAGGAGGTCTTGTGGATACGGCTCAGAACATTGCCAAGCATTTTGTCAAAGAAGGTGTTCTAATTCATACAAGAGACCGCAATGGTGTAGATGATCCGGTGTTGATCACGGGCGGAACGGAATTGTCTATTCCTGTTTATATTTTGGCGAATGAGTATAGCGCTAGCGCTTCGGAAGTGCTGTCAGGCGCACTGCAGGACTATAACGTTGCCAAAGTGATCGGCATGCAAACGTATGGCAAAGGCAGCGTACAACAGCTTTATCAATTGGATAGTAACAGTGCGCTGAAAGTGACGGTTGAAGAGTATTTAACGCCTAATAAACGTAAGGTCAACAAAGTCGGAATCACACCGGACATCAAAGTGGACGGGGCTTCTGCTCAATTGATTACCGCTTTACAGACAGCAGGGATCACAGATATTAACGTCGAGATTTCCAAGCACAGTGTGACTTATAACGGCGTAGAAATAGGAAGTGGATTCGGTAATTTCCGTGAAAATGGCAAATTATATGCATCAACTCGCGGCCTAGCGGCACTTGTTGGAGCTACGATTACATGGAACGATGCGACCCGAACAGTCGAAATTTCCGATAATAAAGGAACGCATACGATACCTGTAGAGGCTGACAAACTAATCATTGAAAATGGGACTAGCTACGTCAATGTTGATCTTTTCGATGATTATTTTCCACAGCTGCAAGTGAAGGATCAAGGGGAGAATGTTTCCATTCGCGCTGTAAAGGGGAACTAA